A window of Zingiber officinale cultivar Zhangliang chromosome 5A, Zo_v1.1, whole genome shotgun sequence contains these coding sequences:
- the LOC121983217 gene encoding transcription factor bHLH94-like, with the protein MALEAVVFLQDLFGYTMRELFSRGEEFWGYDFGGGAGEEDDKSGVVFLGGNAGGQVGRGLEQNAALGTSCSSMVQIVDKFSSLETYATDDAINAKPRSGVGRRKRQRWRSQKNQEEVENQRMNHIAVERNRRKQMNEYLTVLRSLMPASYVHKSDQASIIGGAINFVKELEKLVQTLEAHKRIKQRAGSAPFADLFTFAQCSSDSYRRAKFTNDEKTRETIVPAADIEVSMVGSHANLKVLSPRRPKQLLKLVVGLQNLNLTTLHLNVTTIDEIIFYSFSLKMENECQLTSVDEIATAVHELLGKIQREDAFDRTM; encoded by the exons ATGGCTCTGGAAGCTGTAGTCTTCCTTCAAGACCTCTTTGGTTACACCATGAGGGAGTTGTTCAGCAGGGGAGAGGAGTTCTGGGGCTATGACTTCGGTGGTGGAGCAGGGGAAGAAGATGATAAGAGTGGGGTTGTGTTCCTTGGAGGCAATGCAGGTGGTCAAGTTGGCAGGGGACTAGAACAAAATGCGGCTTTGGGCACCTCTTGCTCCTCGATGGTGCAAATTGTTGACAAATTCTCATCGCTGGAAACCTACGCCACTGATGATGCCATCAATGCCAAACCGAGATCCGGAGTAGGCCGGAGAAAGAGGCAGCGGTGGAGGAGCCAGAAGAACCAGGAGGAGGTGGAAAATCAAAGGATGAATCACATTGCGGTGGAGCGCAACCGGAGGAAACAGATGAACGAGTACCTAACTGTGCTCAGGTCACTCATGCCGGCCTCCTATGTGCACAAG AGTGATCAAGCATCCATTATTGGAGGGGCAATAAATTTCGTGAAGGAGCTCGAAAAGCTAGTCCAGACTCTGGAAGCTCACAAAAGAATCAAGCAGCGAGCTGGTTCTGCTCCCTTTGCCGATCTGTTCACCTTCGCCCAGTGCTCATCCGACTCTTACCGACGCGCAAAGTTCACCAACGATGAGAAAACCAGAGAGACTATAGTGCCTGCGGCAGACATAGAGGTCTCCATGGTGGGCAGCCATGCCAACCTCAAGGTCCTCTCACCGCGGCGCCCAAAGCAGCTGTTGAAGTTGGTGGTAGGATTGCAGAACCTCAATCTGACCACGCTTCACCTCAATGTCACCACCATTGATGAAATAATCTTTTATTCTTTCAGCCTAAAG ATGGAAAATGAATGCCAATTGACTTCAGTGGACGAGATTGCAACAGCAGTCCATGAGCTACTTGGAAAGATTCAAAGGGAGGATGCCTTTGACCGTACCATGTAA